CAATGCCCAAAAACATGAAAAATGCCGCGATAACGCCTACCCCGGTTTGGGCATACGTTCCAAATAGGCCCAATGCGATCTCAACGGAAGAGGATGTGATTACTCTTGTCCAGGAGATTCCGGGATGACCGAGTATACCTGGGAAAATCCACCCGTAAACGGAATAGAACATGAGAAACAGGATGAGATAAAAGAGCACACGATGTTCCCGTCTGGTATATTCGATTACGAGACCCAGCATCATCACTCCTACGATTTTGTCGGGGGTGTTGAAGAAACCCGCTCTGTCATAAATGAGGGCGTCAAACTCCACTCTCATATATATTATGGAAAAGATGCACATAGCGATGTACACGCCGGCTATGGCAATATTGGGTTTAAGTCCTAGACGGGGATATGGCAGCTCTCCGACGACGAAGGAATTCAATACCCACAGCACGTATGCTATTGGGACTAAAGTTATGGCCAGGAGCGTTGTCCCGCCTAGGCCGGTTGTGAAATAATGTAGCGAAAAACCTAAATATACGATAGTGGCTATAAGATAAGAGGGGATTAAGAATTTACGCATTTCAGATAGTGACTGTGCTTGATCTATCAACGGATTTTTTTCCATCTATTCACTCCCTAACGGTATGACTCAAGAGGTAGTGAGCTCACCCCTTATTGGCATTTTAAAGGGGTGAGCCCACTACTGTAGACCCGGAATACTACTCCGTAATATGAGTGGAGAGAGAATTAAGCGTTTTTTTGACTTAACGAAGTAGTAATAACGGCCGCTTACTTTTCCCAAAAACTTCAGCGCGCTTTAGCTTTCATCGTCTTTATCGCTGCCGCGATCGTCTCCTCGGTAGCTATTACCCAGGACGGGTCCCATAAGCCCTTTTCCTTCAGATATTTCGCCAATCCCGGATGTACGGGAATCTCGGGTATGCTCTTGATTCCCTTGACTTGGAACCCGGCGAAGTCTTTGGCCAGTGGTCCGAAACCAGCGTCTATCTTAGTTAGCATAGCCGCTTCGGCTTCAAATACTTTGAGTGCTTTATAAACGCCCTCTGCCGGGAAATTGAGCCCGTGGTGGTAACCGAAGTAAAAAGGCACGCCATAGAGTTCATCCACTCCGAGGTCTCTGGTATACGCTTTCTTCATGTTGATCTTCTCGGGGGTAAAACCGGCCGCTGTTAGCTTCTTGATTTGTTCCGGGGATGGGTTCACTCCCTGCAGGGGAGTGGCCACATCAAGCACCTTAATCCAGCTGGCCAGCGATACCAAAGCCGTTGTGTAAGATGCGGTGGCGTCTATGGTTCCTGCTTTGAGAGCATCCGCAACCTTTGAGGCATCAACTTCGACGTGCTTGATCTTCAGACCATTGATGTCCCCCATAGCTCTGAAGATGTTGATATGGTTCATATATCCCGCCTTCGTCATATAGATCTTCTTGCCGTCCAAATCCGACCAGCTGCGATATTTGTCTTTGTTCTCCGGTAAAGTCAATATATGTGTTTCCATGGTGTAGCTCCAGAGAGACTGCACCGGCATTTGCTTTACGTTGGGTTCAAAGCCCTCAAATGGTTTGGTAAACGAGTATAATTTTCTCAATCCCGGCTCGGCCGAATACGTGCTTTCCAGCTCACCCACTAAAAAGCTTTTCATGTTAGCGGTGGTTGAAACGTATGGGTAAACGGTAACGTCGTAATCCGGCATACCCCTTCGCAA
The Desulfobacterales bacterium DNA segment above includes these coding regions:
- a CDS encoding TAXI family TRAP transporter solute-binding subunit, whose amino-acid sequence is MKKLKLGLILGLAVVLISAFALPGGAAAAEKKMWRWGCSDPSAYGYRVSAFMSDFLRRGMPDYDVTVYPYVSTTANMKSFLVGELESTYSAEPGLRKLYSFTKPFEGFEPNVKQMPVQSLWSYTMETHILTLPENKDKYRSWSDLDGKKIYMTKAGYMNHINIFRAMGDINGLKIKHVEVDASKVADALKAGTIDATASYTTALVSLASWIKVLDVATPLQGVNPSPEQIKKLTAAGFTPEKINMKKAYTRDLGVDELYGVPFYFGYHHGLNFPAEGVYKALKVFEAEAAMLTKIDAGFGPLAKDFAGFQVKGIKSIPEIPVHPGLAKYLKEKGLWDPSWVIATEETIAAAIKTMKAKAR